The Candidatus Goldiibacteriota bacterium HGW-Goldbacteria-1 DNA segment TCTAGAATTGTACTAATTTTTTTTGTAAAAAATCTATATCTTTCTCTCTATTAACAATATTCCGTAACTCCGATATCTGATCAACTAAATTTTCTATTTGTTTACGGCAGCCCTAGGTGATAATCCCCGGCACGAAAAATAAGAGACATCCTATCTCTAATGGATAATCATTGACTGCTTGATATAGCAGAGTATAATCAAATAAGATACGTGTCCCAGTTGAGAAAAGGTTATAAATAATTTTTTTGAGGAAAAATGAAATACGGTATAATTTGCGAGACTAAATGCACAATTCCATTGCACAGAGAAGAAATATTTATCGTTAATGGAATAACTATTTCCTTAATTCCAAAAAATGGTTTTTTAAATGAAGTGTCAACAAGCGTTTCAATCCCAATGACTGATAATAACTATACATATATCAAAAAAGCAACTAATAATATGAACGAATTAATTGTAAATAGAGACGAAGTCTATTATAAGAAGTTTATTGATATAATGATACATTTAGAAAATTTTTTAGGGCTTCATTATGAATTGGAAAAAATAACTTGGGAAAACAGGAAAGAATTCTGGACTCCCGAAAATGAAATCGAGAGAAAAAGTAACATGGTGTTTTCGCATTCGATAAATGGCAAATATCCCATTAGACATGAAAAAATTAATATGCAATTACTCCTGCAAATGCTGAAAGAGAATGCCGCACTTAATAAATTAAAAGTGCCGCTATCTTTCTATAGAGAAGGAGAAAATTATTTCAAGAAATTCAGATATATCGATTCTTTCAAATATTTATTTTTAGCAATGGAAAGCATTTATGCCAACGGTCATTCGAAGTCAAAAAAAATGATAAGTGAATTTAAAAAATCTGGAAATCTTTTACAGGGGTTCAGAGTTTCAATTTCACAAATTGATAATAAACATAAAAGTAGTTGTATGGGGTTAGGGGTTGAGTTTGGAATTGTCGATTGGGAAAACGAAATTATTGAATTTGTCGTAAGAATCAGAGGGTTTCTAAGTCATCACAATATAAAAAGTAATAAATACGGAAATCCGTTCGAACACGAAAAGTATTGTTCAATAACACTTGTTCTAATGACAGCGCTGAACATAGCGCTGACAGGAGAACTTATACTCTTATCGAAGGTTAATATTGTAGAGTATTTACTTAATAAACAGGAATAACAAAAAAAGATACCCTAAACTTAAGGAAGAACTAATGGATGCTAAAGAAGAGCAAATTTTACAAGAAGATATAAAAGAAATTTCTTCTATTATTTCTTTTCAAAAGAGACTGTTTTATCCAATAACTATTCCTTCTGATTCGGAAGAAAACCAAATACGTAATAATATTCTATATTCATTACACGAATTGAATTTGAAATCGTTTGAAACTATCCAATATCTAATATCAACTTACAAAGTATCGGATATTTTTGCATTGAGTAGACAAATATTTGAAACAACTATAAATATGGGGTTGCTTGCGAAACCGATTATACCTGATGATTTAGAAAAATTTTGTGAGTACGATTTTTTTCAAATTAATAAGGGAAACACACACATAAAGGAAATGAAATTAGATAAATATATCAAAATAGAAGAAAGTAGAGTTTCAGAAATCAGCGAAAAAGTTAAGCAAATTAAACAAAAAAGAAATTATAAAAATAATCCACAATCGTGGACGAATACCGACTTATTAAGTAGAACTAAACTTATCGATGAAAATTATTTAAATTATATACCCGAACAAAATAAACATTTTTACGAATTACTATATTGTCAATTATATAGAGCATCCTCGCAAGTTTTACATGCTACCCCTGCTGGTTTTTTAAAAATGTATGAATTCAATCCCGAATTAAAAAAAAATAGTGTAACACATTATAAACTCAAATTAGTTGATGGCATAATGATGAAAGCGGCAGAATATACAATCATTTCATTTTTAAGTTCTATAAGATTTTTTGGAATATATCTCAACAAAACCGAAGCAGAAGAATATTTCAAAGAAAAAATACTAGAACATTATAATCTTTGAAAAGAAGGTAAATCAAATAATTAAAACAGCGAAATTGTTATAGTAATTTGTTTTAAAACAAACAATAATTAACAAAGAAATACAGCGGCGATTAAAACCCATAGGCGCATCAAAAGCCCGCCTCTTTCATCTGCTCGTCTACAAACACTGGCATAAAATCACAATCAATAACTTTTATATTAATTTTTCTTTTACTCTACGCGCGTTTGGTCCCTATAATCCATCTTCCATATAAAAATGCAGCCAGGGGAAATACTATGATGATAAGTTTGTTCATGGCAAAAGCACCGGAAAATTTAAGGTGGATTAAAAGCCAAGCTGCGCGTGTTATGCCGCAGCCCGGGCATTCAAATCCAAAAAGGTTTTTATACAGGCAGAAGCTTTTTCCGTTAAATATAATATCATACGGAAAAAAATATAAACCGCAAAGCAGTGCTGCTGTAATAACTATTTTTAAAGGTACTTTCACAGCTGTTTACTTGCTTGTAATTACATTGCCGCTTTTATCGGTAAACTTCTGCGTAAGTATCAGGATAAGGTCAATGATAACCCATATTCCGCATCCGCCGCCTGTTAACAGCATCAGTATTCCTGTTCCCACTTTGCCCACATAGAACCTGTGAGCGCCAAGAAACCCCAAAAAAATACACAGAAGAAGGGACACAAGCCATTTTTCTGAAATATCAGGTACTGAACCCGAAACTGCAGGCTGCCTTACGCCGCAATGCGGGCATATTTCCGCGGCGGCTTTAATTATTTCCCCGCAGCTGGAACAGTACTTTTCATCAATGCCTTTATTTTGTTTTTTTGTTGTCATTTAAACCCTCCCGTTTTTATTTTGGCAGCGCGCCAAATAAACCCATTATACCTTTATGTATATTGTGCGGAAAACCCGCGTTTGGCATAAACATCATTGGGCAGAACCCTGTAATACACTTTATCCCGTTGGTCTCGCATGCCGCTATTGCCTTTGTGTTTGATATGCCTTTCATAACGTGTTCGTGAATCCAAAGTTCTTTCACGCCGGCTTTTGCGCATTCATTTGCCACTTTGTCCTGTTCCGCGGGCGGCACCACGGCAATCGCCGCGTTTACGCCGCCGGGTATATCTGCCACGCTTTTAAACGCCGGCTCGCCGTTTATTTCAGACGCGTTGGGATTAACCGGAAACACTTCATACCCTTTTTTTATAAGCTCCATATAAAGCATATTGCCGTATTTTTTATTGTTTCTTGAAGCGCCTATCACCGCGATTTTCTTATTTCCAAAAAAACCTTCCACATCCTGTTTTCCTATCATATATGCCTCCGCAAAATTTTCATACATTATATTATTATCCCGCTAAATATCAATTAGAATTTAAACAACAAACCGTTATTCAATAAACATCCTGTTTCCGTGTTCCGTGAATTTCACATTCATCCCCTTTGAATACTCCTTAATCCTTTCCTTTATAACAGCGGCTTCTTCGCCCTTGGCAAAATGCGGCCTGCTTTTTTCAATCTTTGCCGGCGTAATATACGCGTCTTTTACGGCTCCGTCGGATAACCTGCAGCTGAATATCATGGTGTCTGTCTGTATGTCCTTAAACTGGTCAAATACAAAATTACCCAGGCTGTAAAGTATTATCGCATTTTTATATTTTTCTATCCCCTGCAGTACGTGAGGGTGGTGTCCTATGATAAGGTCAGCGCCGGAATCCACAAGCATACGCGCAAGTTTTTTCTGTTTTTTACCGGGATAATTTTTATATTCTTCCCCCCAGTGAAAAGACACAAAAATATAATCAGCCAGCCCTTTTGCCGCAGACACGGCTTTACGCATCTCTTTTTCTGAAGGGTGGCACGGCTGCGGCGTGTTACAGCTGTTCATATCTTTATCAGTCTCATAATAAAAATCCGCAAACGCAAACAGCGCTATTGTCACACCGTTGCCGGTTATTATGCGCGGTTCAAGCGCGTGCTCCCTGTTATATCCCGCGCCCGCGTGCATTACACCAAGATCATCAAGATTTTTTATGGTCTGCGAAACGCCTGTGTAATTGCAGTCCAGCATGTGATTATTTGCAAGTGACACCGTATTAAAACCGGAATTTTTAAACCCTTCCATTTTTTCCGGCTCGCACCTAAACGCGTATGGCTTTTTTCTTTTTTTCTCCGTGGAAATGGGGGTTTCAAGGTTACAGAAAGACACGTCGTGCGCTTTGACAAACGCCCTTATATTTTCAAACGGGTAATCATACCCGTAAGCTTCCATATTTGCCTTTACGCCGCGGTCCAGCATCACATCGCCGGCAGCGCAGAAATAAACCGTTTTTGGCGCCATTAAATACTGCCTGTTTGCCGCGCACGAACTTAATAAAAAGATTACCGGCAGAATTAGAATGTATTTTATTTTCATATGCCGGAAACTGAAGGGGCGGTCTCGCCGTATATCAGGGCTTCTATTATTATCTCTGAATAACTTGGATGGATGTGCATGGTGTTTTTTACGGTTTCCACACTGACGCCGGCATTTATTATAAGCCCTATTTCATTCATCATATCAGCTATTTCGTAACCCACGGCAGACGCGCCTATCACCCTGTCATCCGCCGTCAACAGTTTTAAAAATCCCGCGTCGCTTTCTTCCACTACGGCTTTGCCTATGCCTTTAAAAAAATATTTATATACTTTATACTCTATGCCGTTTTTCCGCGCGTCCGCTTCGGAAAAACCCGCGCTGCCTGTCTGCGGCATTGAAAAAACAAGTTTAGGTATCCTTATGTAATCCAGGTCACCGGATTTTCCCGTGGCCATATTATCCACGGCGGTTTCAGCTTCTTTATATGCGGTGTACGCAAGCATGGGCGAATTGATGCAGTCGCCGGCGGCGTATATGCCTTTTACGTTTGTCATCATGTCGCCGTTTACTTTAATAAACCCTTTTTCATCGGTTTGAATACCTGCGGCTTCAAGATTAAGCCCTGCCGTATAAGGCACCCTGCCTGTGGCTTCAATTATAATGTCATAGTTTTCTTCTGTGCGCGTTCCATTACTTTCTATTGTCACAATCCCGCCGTCATCGGGCACCGCAATGCCAGCGCCGCTGATTATTTTTATCTTCTTTTTCTTAAACTCCCTGACAAGCGCCCTTACTGCCTCTTCATCCATTCCATATAATATAGAAGGCGCAGCTTCCGCTATTGTAACTTCCACCCCTATATTATTAAGGAAGGACGCGTATTCGCACCCTATCACTCCGCCGCCTATTATAAGGGCGCGCTTTGGCACCGGGTTTAAGGCAAATATTATTTCCGGAGAACTTACTTTGCCGCTTTTGAAAAGCCTGCGTGCTGATGAACCCGTGGATATAAGGATGTTCTTTGACTGATAGGCGTTTCCCGCCGCTTCAATTTCATTGGCGGATATAAAACGCGCCTGCGCTTCCAGAATTTCTATCCCGGCTGCCTGCATTCTTGCTTTAAGCCCGCTTCTTATCGCGTTTATTTTCTGCGCCACGGTTGAAATTATTTTTTCATAATCAGCGCTGTGTCCTGAATGGTGAAGCAGCCCTTTAAGCGGAATGCACCCTTCGTTAAGGCAGGTGCCGCCAAGGTTGTTTAAGTTTTTTTCTATAAGAAGAGTTTTCATCCCCGCCTTTGCCGCAAGCAGCGCCGCAGTATAGCCGGCAGGGCCTGAACCTATTACAATTAAATCATACATCTTATTTTTCTCCCGGATTAATCGCCTATGTATTCCCTTGGCTTATTGCCGTCAGCTTCTGTTATAAGCCCTTTTTCTTCCATATCATCTATCATGCGCGCGGCCTTGGAATAGCCTATGCCAAGTTTTCTCTGAAGATAAGACGTTGAAATATTGCCTTTGTTTTTGGCAAGGTCTATGGCTTTCTTCATCATCTCATCGCCGCCGGTTCCGGTGTCGCCGTCGCCGGAAAGGTCCGGATCATCATCTTTCATGTCAAATTCCGGTGATATATCCGGTTTTCTCTGTTTCTTTATAAAGTGGCACACTTTTGATATTTCTTCTGATGATACAAAAGCCGCCTGCCCTCTTAAAGGTTTGCTGATATCAGCCGGCGCGTAAAGCATATCGCCGCGCCCTAAAAGCGCGTCTGCGCCGTTCATGTCAAGTATTGTGCGCGAATCCACCTTGGACATTACCTGAAACGCTATCCTTGACGGGAAGTTGGCTTTAATAACGCCGGTGATAACATCAACCGAAGGACGCTGCGTGGCAAGCACTATGTGAATGCCAACGGCGCGCGCAAGCTGGGCAAGGCGCTGCAAAGACGCTTCCACGTTTGCTTTTGCCAGCGTCATTAAGTCGGCAAGCTCGTCTATTATCAGTATTATATAAGGAAGGGATTTCTTTAAATCTTCGGGGTTAAAATCCGGCTCGCTCTTTAACTGCATATTGAATTCAGACGCCATTTTATTGTATGTGTTTATATCCCTGGCGCCTTCCTTGGCAAGCATGTCATAGCGGTAGTCCATTTCATAGGTAAGTTTTTTCAGAACGTATGCCGCGTGCTTGGGGTCGGTGATTACGGGGGATATTAAATGCGGTATGTCGCGGTAGTGCGTAAGTTCCACGCGCTTGGGGTCCACAAGCACAAGTTTTACTTCGTCAGGCGATGCCTTATATATCACGCTCATGATTATGGAATTGATACAAACGCTTTTGCCCGACCCGGTGGCGCCGGCTATTAAAAGATGAGGCATTTTTCCAAGCTCCGCAATTATCGCTTTTCCGCCAAGGTCCTTGCCTATTGCCATTGTAAGAAGGGAGCCCGAATCCTGAAAGGCTTCGGTTTCTATAAGTTCTTTTAACGTGATAGTTTTCTTATTTGATTTTGGAACTTCTATGCCTATCAGGGATTTATTTGGAACCGGCGCAACGCGCACCTGTTCCACGCGCATTGACAGCGCTATGTCATCGGCAAGGTTTACCACACGGGATACCTTGGTGCCTGTGGCAAGTTCAAGTTCAAAGCGCGATATTACCGGCCCGTCCACCACGTTTACCACTTCCGCTTCCACGCCGAAATCCTTAAGGGTCTTTTTCAGCTTTTCCGCGTCTTCCGCGTAGTCTTTCTTTTCGCCGCCGGCGGTATCAACAGCGTTTCCTTTTAACAGGTCAATTGACGGCAGGGTGTAATCGCCTTTTACCACTGCCTGTATCGCCTTTGTCTTTTTTTCCGAAGGTTCATCAGGGGTTATTATATTTAACTTTTCTCTTTTTACGGGTTTTTTTCTTTCCTGTTCTTCCGCTTTTTCCTGCTCTTTAAGTTTTTTCGCCGCTTCTTTTTCTTCCTTCTTTGTCATGGGCTTTTCGGTTTCTTTTTTTGCCTTTGGTTTTTTCTCTTTTACCTCATCTTCTTCGTCGTCTTCATCATCTTCTTTATTATTTCTTATATCCATAAAAAGCGATTTGACATAATCGGCCGCGTTCATAAACACATCGCGCGCAAACCTTCCTGCCGCAAAAAGCATTTCTTCTTTTCCAAGCAGAAAAAATGACAAGGCAGTAAGAAGTATAAATACGATATACGCCCCGATTATGTTAAACCAGGCGGATAAAAAGTGCGCAAGGTTATAACCCAGAATTCCGCCCGTATAAAATTTATAGTTTCCGTCCATTACCCTTAAAACGGCAGGCATGCCTTCCCAGAATGTCCGCATATCCCGTCCGATTAATTTTGCCACCTTTTCCATATGAAAAGTTTCAAGCGCGCCGCCTTTTACCACAAGCGCCATAAAAAGCGATATGGAAATAAGAGCGGCAGAAAACCCCGCAAGATACCTTGTAGAAGCATACTTCATTTCATTTCTGAAAACCGCGTATGAA contains these protein-coding regions:
- a CDS encoding cell division protein FtsK, which codes for MAKKSKKAKSRSKSKVKPDQQPDIYLAVSLGLISIITFFSFIIINDRNLLGPFGEVIARYLYVFFGKASYVIPFITGFYSYAVFRNEMKYASTRYLAGFSAALISISLFMALVVKGGALETFHMEKVAKLIGRDMRTFWEGMPAVLRVMDGNYKFYTGGILGYNLAHFLSAWFNIIGAYIVFILLTALSFFLLGKEEMLFAAGRFARDVFMNAADYVKSLFMDIRNNKEDDEDDEEDEVKEKKPKAKKETEKPMTKKEEKEAAKKLKEQEKAEEQERKKPVKREKLNIITPDEPSEKKTKAIQAVVKGDYTLPSIDLLKGNAVDTAGGEKKDYAEDAEKLKKTLKDFGVEAEVVNVVDGPVISRFELELATGTKVSRVVNLADDIALSMRVEQVRVAPVPNKSLIGIEVPKSNKKTITLKELIETEAFQDSGSLLTMAIGKDLGGKAIIAELGKMPHLLIAGATGSGKSVCINSIIMSVIYKASPDEVKLVLVDPKRVELTHYRDIPHLISPVITDPKHAAYVLKKLTYEMDYRYDMLAKEGARDINTYNKMASEFNMQLKSEPDFNPEDLKKSLPYIILIIDELADLMTLAKANVEASLQRLAQLARAVGIHIVLATQRPSVDVITGVIKANFPSRIAFQVMSKVDSRTILDMNGADALLGRGDMLYAPADISKPLRGQAAFVSSEEISKVCHFIKKQRKPDISPEFDMKDDDPDLSGDGDTGTGGDEMMKKAIDLAKNKGNISTSYLQRKLGIGYSKAARMIDDMEEKGLITEADGNKPREYIGD